One Platichthys flesus chromosome 14, fPlaFle2.1, whole genome shotgun sequence genomic region harbors:
- the rc3h1b gene encoding roquin-1 isoform X2 codes for MPVQAPQWTEFLLCPICTQTFEETVRRPISLGCGHTVCKMCLNKLHRKACPFDQTAISTDIEQLPVNTALLQLVGGQVPKAQPVALITSPEDSQHYEEARQCVEELALYLKPLSNTRGVGLSSTAQSILSRPMQRKLVTLVHCQLVEEEGRVRAMRAARSLGERTVTELILQHQNPQQLSSNLWAAVRARGCQFLGPAMQEEALKLVLLALEDGSALSRKVLVLFVVQRLEPRFPQASKTSIGHVVQLLYRASCFKVTKRDEDSSLMQLKEEFRTYEALRREHDSQIVQIAMEGGLRIAPDQWSSLLYGDQSHKSHMQSIIDKLQTPGSFAQSVQELTIALQRTGDPANLNRLRPHLELLANIDPSPDAPPPTWEQLDKGLVAVKTVVHGLVDFIQNHSKKGADPQQPPQHSKYKTYMCRDMKQKGGCPRGASCTFAHSQEELEKYRKMNKRLATRLPGPGGLMSDDGLPLDVAVTRKPSPLPNGSVAPSLPQLIARSTDAVPYELLRKPIKMDGGMSSAPGSPPDLMDPGPKPCMPMPPHVMSHQRMPADHLSGVKHMPVVPRGSPVYPQQQLSEMCYDNRPPPSASQYDPPQYPTGYPYQQPPQYVPRDYIRNPPPPSESGPPYQDPYPGYGPPERPYQGPHSGQNFSYPHPQQYDRGRHGHYPGPPPPPQPYPSQRDNLIRMSPAPHDVPPPSAGQANSIYHQEPNARDRYQQDGYYPPGAQAPPMRAYVRGPSYSGQQPSLDYLHRRRQELLSQLEERKVISPPPFAASPALSHSFPSDYPPEYGEENSKTIGKCREPDYAGQYSPWSCETIGSYIGTKDAKPKDVMVSGTMEIMNVEAKGLREPSLEAPRRGAEVKDDDPIIPFGPQPTVSRFGAISRTTKTGYQTAGPVQAMASTPQNPNSKQMTMSEYSYGSHAGWGGASYPSHQTASSSQGHFSERMPMAAADREQLQIELQQVNQQINQKTQMHNMEAASNSLLLQREASALAGQSGQPCQSQSAAAAQQQQAKWPAGGAAGTAISSEQLSMELHQVEREIGKRTREMAMENKVAHDVQQYKMKPTENGQPEHKTLEEMSLALGEVSNGSSSLQESAVGGSMLSLTNKTSGLSLCSDPGSTGSEMQKNGVVHSCS; via the exons ATGCCAGTGCAAGCACCACAATGGACGGAGTTCCTGCTGTGCCCGATCTGCACGCAGACATTTGAGGAGACTGTTCGTCGGCCCATCAGCTTGGGTTGTGGACACACTGTCTGCAAGATGTGCCTGAACAAGCTGCACCGTAAGGCCTGTCCCTTTGACCAGACAGCCATCAGCACGGACATCGAGCAGCTGCCTGTTAACACAGCCCTGTTGCAACTGGTTGGAGGCCAG GTTCCTAAGGCTCAACCAGTTGCCTTGATTACCAGTCCAGAGGACTCGCAGCATTATGAGGAGGCAAGGCagtgtgtggaggagctggCCCTTTATCTCAAACCCCTCAGCAACACCAGAG GTGTGGGCCTGAGCAGCACGGCCCAGAGCATCTTAAGTCGACCCATGCAGAGGAAACTGGTAACTCTGGTCCACTGCCAACTGGTGGAAGAGGAGGGCCGTGTCAGAGCCATGAGAGCTGCCCGCTCTCTTGGTGAGCGAACTGTCACCGAACTCATCTTGCAGCACCAGAATCCACAGCAGCTCTCCTCCAACCTGTGGGCTGCTGTCCGTGCACGGGGATGTCAGTTTCTTGGCCCAG CAATGCAAGAGGAAGCTCTGAAGTTGGTTCTTCTTGCTTTAGAGGATGGTTCTGCTCTGTCCAGGAAGGTGTTAGTTCTCTTTGTAGTCCAGAGGCTTGAACCACGCTTCCCACAGGCCTCTAAAACTAGCATTGGGCATGTGGTGCAACTCCTCTACAGGGCCTCCTGCTTCAAG GTGACCAAACGCGATGAAGATTCATCCCTGATGCAGCTTAAAGAGGAGTTCCGTACTTATGAGGCTCTGCGGCGCGAGCATGACTCTCAGATTGTTCAGATTGCCATGGAAGGAGGGCTGCGCATCGCACCTGACCAGTGGTCCTCTCTATTATATGGAGATCAGTCTCACAAGTCACACATGCAATCTATTATAGATAAG CTGCAGACACCTGGATCTTTTGCTCAAAGTGTCCAGGAGCTGACGATTGCGCTGCAGAGGACTGGTGACCCAGCCAATCTCAACAGGCTGCGACCCCACCTGGAACTACTGGCCAACATCGACCCCAGTCCTG ATGCCCCCCCTCCTACATGGGAGCAGCTTGACAAAGGGTTGGTAGCAGTGAAGACAGTGGTGCATGGCCTGGTGGACTTCATCCAGAACCACAGCAAGAAAGGAGCTGATCCTCAACAG CCTCCTCAGCACAGCAAGTACAAGACATACATGTGTCGTGACATGAAGCAGAAAGGAGGCTGTCCCCGTGGAGCCAGCTGCACCTTTGCTCACTCTCAGGAAGAACTGGAGAA GTATCGTAAAATGAACAAGCGTCTGGCCACACGCCTCCCGGGTCCAGGAGGGCTCATGTCAGATGATGGCCTCCCTCTCGATGTAGCAGTGACCCGGAAGCCTTCCCCCCTCCCCAATGGCAGTGTTGCACCCTCTTTGCCACAGCTCATCGCTCGCAGCACTGACGCAGTCCCATATGAACTGTTGCGTAAACCCATCAAGATGGATGGCGGGATGTCCAGTGCGCCTGGATCCCCACCTGATCT CATGGACCCTGGGCCCAAACCTTGTATGCCTATGCCACCTCATGTCATGTCCCACCAAAGGATGCCAGCAGACCACCTTTCAGGGGTGAAGCACATGCCTGTGGTACCTAGAGGTTCTCCAGTATACCCTCAGCAACAGCTCTCTGAGATGTGCTATGACAACCGCCCACCACCCTCTGCTTCTCAGTATGACCCCCCGCAGTACCCCACAG GTTACCCGTACCAGCAACCACCACAATATGTTCCTCGGGATTACATTCGTAACCCCCCTCCCCCTAGTGAGTCAGGACCCCCTTACCAGGACCCTTACCCTGGCTATGGCCCCCCAGAGCGCCCCTATCAGGGCCCTCACTCTGGCCAAAACTTCTCCTACCCTCACCCTCAACAGTATGATCGAGGACGCCATGGTCATTACCCTGGTCCACCACCTCCCCCACAGCCTTACCCATCACAGAGGGATAACCTGATCAGGATGAGTCCTGCCCCTCACGATGTTCCTCCGCCATCAGCTGGACAGGCTAATTCAATTTACCACCAGGAGCCAAATGCCCGGGATAGATACCAACAAGATGGCTATTATCCACCAGGTGCCCAGGCTCCACCCATGAGGGCTTATGTCAGG GGACCATCATATAGTGGTCAACAGCCAAGCCTGGACTATCTGCACCGACGTCGACAGGAGTTGTTATCCCAGCTGGAGGAAAGGAAGGTCATCTCCCCTCCACCGTTTGCGGCTTCTCCCGCTCTTTCTCATTCCTTCCCAAGCGACTACCCTCCTGAG TATGGTGAAGAGAACTCCAAAACCATTGGGAAATGCAGAGAGCCTGACTATGCAGGGCAGTACTCTCCCTGGTCTTGTGAAACCATTGGCTCATACATTGGCACAAAGGATGCCAAACCCAAAGATGTTATGGTTTCTGGTACCATGGAGATAATG AATGTGGAGGCTAAGGGTCTGAGGGAACCATCGCTAGAGGCTCCTCGGAGGGGTGCAGAAGTCAAGGACGATGACCCCATCATCCCATTTGGTCCTCAGCCCACTGTGTCACGTTTTGGTGCCATCTCCCGCACCACGAAGACTGGCTACCAGACCGCGGGCCCTGTGCAGGCTATGGCCTCCACTCCCCAGAACCCAAACTCTAAACAAATGACCATGTCAG AATACTCGTATGGAAGCCATGCAGGATGGGGTGGAGCTTCTTACCCCTCCCACCAgactgcctcctcctctcagggaCACTTCAGTGAGCG CATGCCAATGGCAGCCGCAGACAGAGAGCAGTTACAAATCGAGCTGCAGCAGGTCAACCAGCAGATCAACCAAAAGACCCAGATGCACAACATGGAG GCTGCCAGTAACTCTTTATTGCTGCAGAGGGAGGCCAGTGCATTGGCAGGTCAGTCTGGACAGCCCTGCCAGAGCCAGTCTGCAGCGGCAGCGCAGCAGCAACAGGCCAAGTGgccagcagggggagcagcTGGAACAGCTATCTCCAGTGAACAGCTAAGCATGGAGCTCCACCAAGTGGAGAGAGAGATCGGCAAAAGAACTCGAGAGATGGCTATG GAAAACAAGGTGGCCCATGATGTTCAGCAGTACAAGATGAAACCTACAGAGAATGGACAACCAGAGCACAAGACTCTGGAAGAAATGTCCCTGGCTCTTGG CGAGGTGTCGAACGGCTCCAGCAGTCTGCAAGAAAGTGCAGTAGGCGGCTCCATGCTTTCACTGACCAACAAGACGTCAGGTCTGAGCCTGTGCTCGGACCCAGGTTCCACAGGTTCAGAGATGCAGAAGAATGGCGTCGTCCATTCCTGCTCTTAG
- the rc3h1b gene encoding roquin-1 isoform X1, which yields MPVQAPQWTEFLLCPICTQTFEETVRRPISLGCGHTVCKMCLNKLHRKACPFDQTAISTDIEQLPVNTALLQLVGGQVPKAQPVALITSPEDSQHYEEARQCVEELALYLKPLSNTRGVGLSSTAQSILSRPMQRKLVTLVHCQLVEEEGRVRAMRAARSLGERTVTELILQHQNPQQLSSNLWAAVRARGCQFLGPAMQEEALKLVLLALEDGSALSRKVLVLFVVQRLEPRFPQASKTSIGHVVQLLYRASCFKVTKRDEDSSLMQLKEEFRTYEALRREHDSQIVQIAMEGGLRIAPDQWSSLLYGDQSHKSHMQSIIDKLQTPGSFAQSVQELTIALQRTGDPANLNRLRPHLELLANIDPSPDAPPPTWEQLDKGLVAVKTVVHGLVDFIQNHSKKGADPQQPPQHSKYKTYMCRDMKQKGGCPRGASCTFAHSQEELEKYRKMNKRLATRLPGPGGLMSDDGLPLDVAVTRKPSPLPNGSVAPSLPQLIARSTDAVPYELLRKPIKMDGGMSSAPGSPPDLMDPGPKPCMPMPPHVMSHQRMPADHLSGVKHMPVVPRGSPVYPQQQLSEMCYDNRPPPSASQYDPPQYPTGYPYQQPPQYVPRDYIRNPPPPSESGPPYQDPYPGYGPPERPYQGPHSGQNFSYPHPQQYDRGRHGHYPGPPPPPQPYPSQRDNLIRMSPAPHDVPPPSAGQANSIYHQEPNARDRYQQDGYYPPGAQAPPMRAYVRGPSYSGQQPSLDYLHRRRQELLSQLEERKVISPPPFAASPALSHSFPSDYPPEYGEENSKTIGKCREPDYAGQYSPWSCETIGSYIGTKDAKPKDVMVSGTMEIMNVEAKGLREPSLEAPRRGAEVKDDDPIIPFGPQPTVSRFGAISRTTKTGYQTAGPVQAMASTPQNPNSKQMTMSAEYSYGSHAGWGGASYPSHQTASSSQGHFSERMPMAAADREQLQIELQQVNQQINQKTQMHNMEAASNSLLLQREASALAGQSGQPCQSQSAAAAQQQQAKWPAGGAAGTAISSEQLSMELHQVEREIGKRTREMAMENKVAHDVQQYKMKPTENGQPEHKTLEEMSLALGEVSNGSSSLQESAVGGSMLSLTNKTSGLSLCSDPGSTGSEMQKNGVVHSCS from the exons ATGCCAGTGCAAGCACCACAATGGACGGAGTTCCTGCTGTGCCCGATCTGCACGCAGACATTTGAGGAGACTGTTCGTCGGCCCATCAGCTTGGGTTGTGGACACACTGTCTGCAAGATGTGCCTGAACAAGCTGCACCGTAAGGCCTGTCCCTTTGACCAGACAGCCATCAGCACGGACATCGAGCAGCTGCCTGTTAACACAGCCCTGTTGCAACTGGTTGGAGGCCAG GTTCCTAAGGCTCAACCAGTTGCCTTGATTACCAGTCCAGAGGACTCGCAGCATTATGAGGAGGCAAGGCagtgtgtggaggagctggCCCTTTATCTCAAACCCCTCAGCAACACCAGAG GTGTGGGCCTGAGCAGCACGGCCCAGAGCATCTTAAGTCGACCCATGCAGAGGAAACTGGTAACTCTGGTCCACTGCCAACTGGTGGAAGAGGAGGGCCGTGTCAGAGCCATGAGAGCTGCCCGCTCTCTTGGTGAGCGAACTGTCACCGAACTCATCTTGCAGCACCAGAATCCACAGCAGCTCTCCTCCAACCTGTGGGCTGCTGTCCGTGCACGGGGATGTCAGTTTCTTGGCCCAG CAATGCAAGAGGAAGCTCTGAAGTTGGTTCTTCTTGCTTTAGAGGATGGTTCTGCTCTGTCCAGGAAGGTGTTAGTTCTCTTTGTAGTCCAGAGGCTTGAACCACGCTTCCCACAGGCCTCTAAAACTAGCATTGGGCATGTGGTGCAACTCCTCTACAGGGCCTCCTGCTTCAAG GTGACCAAACGCGATGAAGATTCATCCCTGATGCAGCTTAAAGAGGAGTTCCGTACTTATGAGGCTCTGCGGCGCGAGCATGACTCTCAGATTGTTCAGATTGCCATGGAAGGAGGGCTGCGCATCGCACCTGACCAGTGGTCCTCTCTATTATATGGAGATCAGTCTCACAAGTCACACATGCAATCTATTATAGATAAG CTGCAGACACCTGGATCTTTTGCTCAAAGTGTCCAGGAGCTGACGATTGCGCTGCAGAGGACTGGTGACCCAGCCAATCTCAACAGGCTGCGACCCCACCTGGAACTACTGGCCAACATCGACCCCAGTCCTG ATGCCCCCCCTCCTACATGGGAGCAGCTTGACAAAGGGTTGGTAGCAGTGAAGACAGTGGTGCATGGCCTGGTGGACTTCATCCAGAACCACAGCAAGAAAGGAGCTGATCCTCAACAG CCTCCTCAGCACAGCAAGTACAAGACATACATGTGTCGTGACATGAAGCAGAAAGGAGGCTGTCCCCGTGGAGCCAGCTGCACCTTTGCTCACTCTCAGGAAGAACTGGAGAA GTATCGTAAAATGAACAAGCGTCTGGCCACACGCCTCCCGGGTCCAGGAGGGCTCATGTCAGATGATGGCCTCCCTCTCGATGTAGCAGTGACCCGGAAGCCTTCCCCCCTCCCCAATGGCAGTGTTGCACCCTCTTTGCCACAGCTCATCGCTCGCAGCACTGACGCAGTCCCATATGAACTGTTGCGTAAACCCATCAAGATGGATGGCGGGATGTCCAGTGCGCCTGGATCCCCACCTGATCT CATGGACCCTGGGCCCAAACCTTGTATGCCTATGCCACCTCATGTCATGTCCCACCAAAGGATGCCAGCAGACCACCTTTCAGGGGTGAAGCACATGCCTGTGGTACCTAGAGGTTCTCCAGTATACCCTCAGCAACAGCTCTCTGAGATGTGCTATGACAACCGCCCACCACCCTCTGCTTCTCAGTATGACCCCCCGCAGTACCCCACAG GTTACCCGTACCAGCAACCACCACAATATGTTCCTCGGGATTACATTCGTAACCCCCCTCCCCCTAGTGAGTCAGGACCCCCTTACCAGGACCCTTACCCTGGCTATGGCCCCCCAGAGCGCCCCTATCAGGGCCCTCACTCTGGCCAAAACTTCTCCTACCCTCACCCTCAACAGTATGATCGAGGACGCCATGGTCATTACCCTGGTCCACCACCTCCCCCACAGCCTTACCCATCACAGAGGGATAACCTGATCAGGATGAGTCCTGCCCCTCACGATGTTCCTCCGCCATCAGCTGGACAGGCTAATTCAATTTACCACCAGGAGCCAAATGCCCGGGATAGATACCAACAAGATGGCTATTATCCACCAGGTGCCCAGGCTCCACCCATGAGGGCTTATGTCAGG GGACCATCATATAGTGGTCAACAGCCAAGCCTGGACTATCTGCACCGACGTCGACAGGAGTTGTTATCCCAGCTGGAGGAAAGGAAGGTCATCTCCCCTCCACCGTTTGCGGCTTCTCCCGCTCTTTCTCATTCCTTCCCAAGCGACTACCCTCCTGAG TATGGTGAAGAGAACTCCAAAACCATTGGGAAATGCAGAGAGCCTGACTATGCAGGGCAGTACTCTCCCTGGTCTTGTGAAACCATTGGCTCATACATTGGCACAAAGGATGCCAAACCCAAAGATGTTATGGTTTCTGGTACCATGGAGATAATG AATGTGGAGGCTAAGGGTCTGAGGGAACCATCGCTAGAGGCTCCTCGGAGGGGTGCAGAAGTCAAGGACGATGACCCCATCATCCCATTTGGTCCTCAGCCCACTGTGTCACGTTTTGGTGCCATCTCCCGCACCACGAAGACTGGCTACCAGACCGCGGGCCCTGTGCAGGCTATGGCCTCCACTCCCCAGAACCCAAACTCTAAACAAATGACCATGTCAG CAGAATACTCGTATGGAAGCCATGCAGGATGGGGTGGAGCTTCTTACCCCTCCCACCAgactgcctcctcctctcagggaCACTTCAGTGAGCG CATGCCAATGGCAGCCGCAGACAGAGAGCAGTTACAAATCGAGCTGCAGCAGGTCAACCAGCAGATCAACCAAAAGACCCAGATGCACAACATGGAG GCTGCCAGTAACTCTTTATTGCTGCAGAGGGAGGCCAGTGCATTGGCAGGTCAGTCTGGACAGCCCTGCCAGAGCCAGTCTGCAGCGGCAGCGCAGCAGCAACAGGCCAAGTGgccagcagggggagcagcTGGAACAGCTATCTCCAGTGAACAGCTAAGCATGGAGCTCCACCAAGTGGAGAGAGAGATCGGCAAAAGAACTCGAGAGATGGCTATG GAAAACAAGGTGGCCCATGATGTTCAGCAGTACAAGATGAAACCTACAGAGAATGGACAACCAGAGCACAAGACTCTGGAAGAAATGTCCCTGGCTCTTGG CGAGGTGTCGAACGGCTCCAGCAGTCTGCAAGAAAGTGCAGTAGGCGGCTCCATGCTTTCACTGACCAACAAGACGTCAGGTCTGAGCCTGTGCTCGGACCCAGGTTCCACAGGTTCAGAGATGCAGAAGAATGGCGTCGTCCATTCCTGCTCTTAG